TCTGCCAATATCTGTTCCACTTCTAAGCGGAGAAGTCAGCACCAAACGGATTTTATCTTGTACTACTACATACGATTCTCTGTCTTGTAGTCCTGTCTCCAAGCCCGCATAAGCCAAGGAACTAAAACCAAAGGCAGACTTGTAGAAATGTGCTGCTTGTTTGGCGTTGCTGACATACAGTTCTAGGTAATCTGTACCATTTAATGGCATAAAATCAGCCGCTTGTTCGTAAACTTTTGGTATTTCAGTTGTTAAGGTAGTCATAAGGCAAGGAATTTTTAATTTGATTTTTTTTAAAAATGCGTGTGCAAAATTACCATTAAAGGTTCATACTACTAACGCTTTTTGAGGTATTTCGTTGCTAACAGTTATAGGTGAAAACCGTAGTCAAAGCGCACTTTTGACACCATTTTTTGTCTTTTTTCCCAGACTTCCACTCCTTCAATCAAACCATTCGGAAGGTAAGTATAGCGGTAAGCATAATAGTCATCCATAGAAAGGCATGGATCTGAAAAATATTGATATACTTCAATGATTTGCAGTTGTTCATTGTAAGTATAAGTCGTGTATTGTTCGGTGATATTGGGTCGCTGCTTGATTTTCATCATGTTCACCCGTTCAAACCAAGTCGGATCATCTACATCTTTTCGGACCAATAGACTGTCCTCATTGTACTGATAAAACTCGGTAATCGCCGCTTCTCCATCTAAATATTGCAGTAATTTCTCCAACTGTCCATTTTCGTCATAGACATATTCATTGAGCAAAATCTCTTGCCAAACTTCCTCCTCTTCTATCAACTGACATTGTTTGATAGGCTTTCCAGATTCATTATAGTCATAGCTGTAAAACATGACATGCTCATTACGTTCATTTCCGTAATAATATACGCTTTTTTCCTTGACCACGCTACCCTGTTTGTCATACTCAAAAAAAGTGCTGTCCACTTGCTGTTCATTCTTTCTATCCACCTTTAATTCCTGCACCTTCTGATTCAAACTGTCATATACACTTCGGTAATAATGGTCCAAGCGAAGTAAATCGTATTTTGTTTCATTGCCCCGTTTGTCGTATTCCGTTACCTGATGCAAACAAGCATCATCAGCAAACAATTCTACTATGGTAAGTGATCGAACCTTATTTTTTCCCAGTATTTTTTTGTCATTCTCCAAAAACTGACCATACATATTTGAAGTTGTTAAAAATAGGATTATCAATAGGTAAAATACCCTTTTCATGTCTTATGGTTTAAAAAATCGTCTATTTTCAGGCTCTGTTCTTTTTAACAAATTGGATTCTCTGTAAAAAAGGTTGGCTATAGACTTTTTAAGTTTTTTACTCCTTACCAACCAAATCTTCAAAGGACCAAAAATTGAAGGGAATTTAAAAATTTTTCCCATTTTTTTTTCGTTTACACGAATTTGGGTAAATCTAACAATTATTTGGGGAATTGCATTATTCGGACACAGGAATATCTTGAAGCATCATATAAAATATTTGTTACAAAATAGTAAATAAATCCTCATATTTTATTTGGAAAAATCGTACTATCTTTGACCGTTCCAAAAAACACTGTTTATGTACCCTCGACTTTCTGACCTTATTTACGACCTCACAGGCTATTTTCCCTGTTTGCCGATACAAACTTATGGCTTCTTTTTGGCACTGGGTTTTGTGGCTGCGGGTATGATCTTGTATGCCGAATTTAGACGAATGGAAAGAGCGGGTTTGATGCAAGGAGTAAATGTTTCACGCATTGTAGGTACTCCTGCAACGGCTTCTGAGTTGATAGTGAATGGAATAATAGGCTTTTTGTTGGGTTACAAAATAGTGGCGGCTGCAATGGACTGGAAATATTTTGCCGACAATCCACAAGATTTTATTGTGTCGCCAGAGGGCAGTATTGTAGGCGGTATTGTTTTGGCTGTGGTATTGGTGGGGTTGCGGTGGTACGAAAAAAAGAAAGACCAACTCCCTGTTCCTCAAACTATTGAAGAGACCATTTTTCCGCATCAACGCATTGGCGATTTGATTGTGATTGCCGCAATTGCGGGGATTCTCGGTTCCAAGGTTTTTACATGGATGGAGGATTGGGAAAACTTTATGCGTGACCCAATTGGTGCGCTGCTTTCTTTCAGTGGGCTGATGTTTTATGGCGGTTTGATTTGCGGTTCGATTGCGCTAATAGTCTATGCCAAAATGGTGAAAATTCCCATTTGGCGGATGACCGATGCCGCAGGAATGGCGGTTATTGTCGGTTATGGTATTGGGCGTTTGGGGTGTCATTTTGCAGGAGATGGAGATTGGGGCATTGCCAATACTTTGACCCGCCCCAATTGGCTATCTTGGCTACCCGATTGGGCTTGGGCTTATACTTATCCGCACAACGTTATCAATGAAGGAATTGCGTTGGTAAATTGTTCCATGCCTTGTTGTGTTGACATTCCTGGATGCGCTACTCGCTACTGCAAAGTATTGCCCGAAGGTGTTTTTCCGACTTCTGTGTATGAATTTTTGATGGCAATGGCTATTTTTGGGGTTTTGTGGCTGCTCCGAAAACGCATTAGCACAGCGGGCATTCTATTTGGCATTTTTCTAATTCTCAACGGTATCGAACGGTTCCTGATTGAGTTTGTTCGCATCAATGACCGCCATACGATTCTCGGTATTGAACTGTCTTTTTCTCAGTATATTGCACTGGGGTTGGTGGCTTTGGGGATTGGAGTGGTTGGCACAAGAAAGATGATGCATAATGCTGATATGAAAAACTAATTATTACACTGTTTCGGAAGTTTTTTGACATTAAAAAGGGCTTTAGCCTTGCCCCTATTTGTAGAAAAACAGATGGAATCGAAGCAATTAGGAGCGTAGCTTCGGCACAACTAAGCACTTGATTGTGTGTGGTGTCGAGGTTACGCCCCATATAAAAAACTCTTTATCCTTATTTCTACAAATAGGGTCGCAGCGATGCTGCTGAAATATAAAGAAATTTAAAAAACAGTATGCTTACCCTGCAATGTTTGAATTTTCAATTTTTAACCCTCAACTTTTAATTTTTTAAATGAGTACATTTCAATTTGACGACATACGTTTTTATGCAGATACCGAAGTAGCAGATGTATTGAAGGAACTCGCAAAAAATCCGATGTTTCTGCAATATGGTAGAATGTATATGCCCAATTGGACAGAGCAGCAATTCGTTGATTGTTTGCACAGTTTGCAATCTGTTCATGCTTTCCAAAAAGAAATCATCTACCCCAACCTTCAAAATATGCTCTCCAAAAGTAGCAATGGGCTGAGTGTTTCGGGATTGGAGGAACTGCCCAAAGATGGCAACTATCTCTACATTTCCAATCATCGTGATATTA
This window of the Chitinophagales bacterium genome carries:
- a CDS encoding prolipoprotein diacylglyceryl transferase: MYPRLSDLIYDLTGYFPCLPIQTYGFFLALGFVAAGMILYAEFRRMERAGLMQGVNVSRIVGTPATASELIVNGIIGFLLGYKIVAAAMDWKYFADNPQDFIVSPEGSIVGGIVLAVVLVGLRWYEKKKDQLPVPQTIEETIFPHQRIGDLIVIAAIAGILGSKVFTWMEDWENFMRDPIGALLSFSGLMFYGGLICGSIALIVYAKMVKIPIWRMTDAAGMAVIVGYGIGRLGCHFAGDGDWGIANTLTRPNWLSWLPDWAWAYTYPHNVINEGIALVNCSMPCCVDIPGCATRYCKVLPEGVFPTSVYEFLMAMAIFGVLWLLRKRISTAGILFGIFLILNGIERFLIEFVRINDRHTILGIELSFSQYIALGLVALGIGVVGTRKMMHNADMKN